The genomic DNA AGTGCCATGGCTTCGACCCGCTATGTCATAAAAGAATCAGATAAAAGCGGTGGTTCGGGAGCGAACTTCATCGTTAAGTGGAGGTCGTACCATGATGTCAATGTACCGATAATCGAATCAGTGATGATTGGCACACAAAGACAGCAAGGGATCTCCTTTAACTCCCGTGGCCAGGTGATCAAAGAGGAATCCAAGTAACCATCTGGCAAAAAGCCATATAAGCTTGCGCTGCGCTTCAGCCCTGCCGCTGACAACTGCGAGCCGGACTATCTAAATAAGTATATCTATCCCTACATGTGATAAGAACCGGGGAAATTGACTTTATTCAACCTTTTGTGCTAATCTCCCGAAGACTTTTACATTAGTCATTAGTCACCGGCCAATAACGAATAACTAATCAGAGGTGGAAATTGTTCGGTCAGTTTTGGAGTAGAAGGACCTTTCTCAAGGCCTCACTGGCCGGGGCCTTTGCGCTTTTCAGCGGGCGGGTCTTTGCGAAGGAGCTGATAATGCCGGCCCTTCCCGCCAGGGGAGGACCTGGACGGCCAGAGGGAAAGCTGTCACTCTATAATGTCCATACAGACGAAAGACTGAAGGTGACTTACAGAGATCTATGGGGCGCTTACGATCCCGGGGCCCTCAGTGACCTCAATTATATCCTCCGGTGTCATTATACCCGTGAAGTAAAGGAAATGGATATCGACGTAATTGAATTTCTGAATGCCGTGGATAAGGGCCTGGGTGGAGGTAACGAAATACACATTATCTCCGGTTACAGGTCGCCGGAGTACAATGACCTGCTCAGGCGGGAGGGCAGGGGGGTTGTGAAGAACAGCATGCATCTGTCCGGGAAGGCCATAGACATATCCATCCCGCGGGTGGATCTGGATGCCCTGAGAAAAACTGCCGTAAGCCTGGGCTATGGCGGCGTGGGTTATTATCCCAAGTCCGGTTTTGTTCATATAGACTCCGGGAGATTCAGGACCTGGTGAATATCTCCCGGTACTTGCTGACATTCTTCCTTATCGTTTTTTTCTCGCTTTCAGCGTCTGAAGACGTGTGGAGCGCCGATGCAAAGAACCCACGCTCTCCGTGTAAGATTAGTCATCCCGGCGATGCAACAGTGGAATGGGAGTGCCGGAGTCTTAGGCCGGGCGAGACACTGGAGTCCCTCTTCGGGGAGCAGTGGAAGGACGTGCTTCGCTTTAACCGCATAGACCGGCGCCATGTCCGCCAGGGGTTTCCTCTAAAGGTCCCCAAGGGGCTCGGAGAGATTAAGGACTTTACGCCCTTACCTTTGTATTATCCACCGGCAGAGACTGAAGCAAAATTTATTCTGATAGATTTATCAGAGCAATTTCTGGGGGCGTATGAATACGGCCGCCTGGTTTTCTCTGCTCCTGTGACTACTGGCGAGAGGGGTAATGAGACCCCGGCCGGAGAATTCAGGATAACGGCAGTTGACCGTCACCGGAAATCATCATTATATTTCATCGAAAAAACCATGATTCCCTATCCCATGAATTACGCCCTCCTTTTTTACGTTACCAAAGCTGGGGTGGCGTACTGGATTCATGGACGTGATGTTCCCGGGTATCCGGCCTCCCATGGTTGTATCGGGCTTTATGATGAACCGATGCAGAAAAAATACTACAGATACCCGAAGGATCCTGTACTGGAAGATGCCAGGATACTTTACGAGTGGGTTATCGCTCCGCTTCCTGATGAAGAAGGATTTCGGGCGCTCGAAGAAGGCCCCCGGGTGCTGATTGTAGGCGAGGCGCCGTAATTAATAGCTATCAGCGCTCAGCGATCAGCCATCAGTATAACGATTAGGGCTGACCGCTGAAAACTGAGAGCGGGAAGGTTTTATAAAAATGCCAGCTTACGAGAGAACTAACTTTAAAAGCCTGCTGAAGGCCATAGCAAAGGGCGACGTAGCGCCCGTATATCTCCTGTGGGGTGAACGATATCTCTACCAGGCGGCCTATGAAGAGCTTATTGCCGCCCTCCTTCCTGAAAAAAAACGCGGCACCAACCTCCGGGTGATAGACGGGGCTAATGAAGACGTCTATCGTCTGGTAGAGGAATTGCAGACCCTGCCCCTTTTCCCCGGGAGGCAGGTTTTTGTGGTAAAGGACACCCGTCTCTTCCATTCCAAAAGTACGGCCGAACCACTTTTGGCTAAAAGCCACGAGTACTTTATAAAAGGCGACCTTCAGGCGGCGGCCCGGAGCCTCGTGCAGGCCATTTCCTCATCCGGTCTGACCATTGAGGATGTCAGGGACGGGGGATGGGAGAAGATCCCGGATGGTACGTGGGAAAAGATATTCAGCGCCCCGAAGAGTGGGGAGGATATTACCTGGCTGAATGAAGTGACCAACTTCGCCATACAGGCTGGACAGGAAGAATCAGCCCCTGCCGTTGGTGGAGGGGATATTCTGGAAGAGAACCTGGCCAAAGGCATACCGGCTTCCAACCATCTGATCTTGCTTACAGATACTGTGGACAGACGCAAGTCTCTCTACCGGCTGATAGAAAAGATGGGTGTGGTTGTGAGCTTCGCGGTTGATAAAGGAATTACCGCCGCGGCAAAACGCAGTCAGGATACGGTGCTCAAGGACTTGATGAAG from Desulfovibrionales bacterium includes the following:
- a CDS encoding L,D-transpeptidase yields the protein MNISRYLLTFFLIVFFSLSASEDVWSADAKNPRSPCKISHPGDATVEWECRSLRPGETLESLFGEQWKDVLRFNRIDRRHVRQGFPLKVPKGLGEIKDFTPLPLYYPPAETEAKFILIDLSEQFLGAYEYGRLVFSAPVTTGERGNETPAGEFRITAVDRHRKSSLYFIEKTMIPYPMNYALLFYVTKAGVAYWIHGRDVPGYPASHGCIGLYDEPMQKKYYRYPKDPVLEDARILYEWVIAPLPDEEGFRALEEGPRVLIVGEAP
- the holA gene encoding DNA polymerase III subunit delta, giving the protein MPAYERTNFKSLLKAIAKGDVAPVYLLWGERYLYQAAYEELIAALLPEKKRGTNLRVIDGANEDVYRLVEELQTLPLFPGRQVFVVKDTRLFHSKSTAEPLLAKSHEYFIKGDLQAAARSLVQAISSSGLTIEDVRDGGWEKIPDGTWEKIFSAPKSGEDITWLNEVTNFAIQAGQEESAPAVGGGDILEENLAKGIPASNHLILLTDTVDRRKSLYRLIEKMGVVVSFAVDKGITAAAKRSQDTVLKDLMKDILTRHGKAMEPRAASDLIERIGFNPASLAAALEKLVSYSGERKTITLKDIDAVVKREREEPIYELTGAFGDRDAEKALSSLSLLLDQGYVPLQILAALTKQIRRLLLARWALDTSLDFLGKGDVTYQGLQQGLPGLKKEGKIPKELEKLSPYPLFLLLKQARGFQIEHLVQCMSELLKVDMALKSGGIAPKLLLEDLILKCLVFNPETAGRSAK
- a CDS encoding DUF882 domain-containing protein, with translation MFGQFWSRRTFLKASLAGAFALFSGRVFAKELIMPALPARGGPGRPEGKLSLYNVHTDERLKVTYRDLWGAYDPGALSDLNYILRCHYTREVKEMDIDVIEFLNAVDKGLGGGNEIHIISGYRSPEYNDLLRREGRGVVKNSMHLSGKAIDISIPRVDLDALRKTAVSLGYGGVGYYPKSGFVHIDSGRFRTW